A segment of the Amblyomma americanum isolate KBUSLIRL-KWMA chromosome 6, ASM5285725v1, whole genome shotgun sequence genome:
ACATACATATAAACACACACCACGCGCAAACGTTTGGCTAGCTCTTGAATATGAGAGTTACATGAGAGTTTCGTCAAATGTCATGCCAAGATACTTAAAGCTCGATTTAAGTTCCAAAGGTGGGCATGAACAGCATGTACAATTCTTATCATGAAGATATATATTAGAGCATGTTCGAAGTTTTTTGTATGGACTATGAAAACAAGGAAGGCAGGTTTATGAGATATTAGTATAAATCTGATTAGCGTTGAAAAATTCAAAAATGAACATCCCGTTGCATCCTGCCGGATGCTTCTTCATAAGTTTCACTTGGTATCACCAGagcagtgtcatctgcatataaaaaaATCTGAGAGCTTAAAGGAAGATCGGTCATGTCATTGACGTAAATATTCAATAATAAGGGCCCTAAAACTGAGCACTGAGGAACACCAGTAGAAAGTGTAACATTGTACTATATGATTCGCCTATTCGAACGTATTGTTCTCGATCAGTAAAATAGCTCTTAAAAAACGGCATGTAAGGACCTCTGAAACCAAAATGATCGAGTTTAGCTAATAGTAAATTATGGTTGATAGTATAAAACACTTTTTGCAAATCAATAAAAAGTGTAAGGACAATGTTATTTTCATCTATTTCTTTACAGAATAAATCATGAAAATCTTCTAGTAGGCTTACGGTACTTTTACCTTTGCGGAAACTATACTGGGCGGCATTTAGTAGATGGCAATTATCACAAAAGGACGTGATGCAGGCATGTACAATTTTCTCCATGATACAAGCGATGGCGGACAAGATCgcaattggcctgtaattcttaAAATCTCTTTTAGAGCCTTTTTTGTGCAAAGTTCTTATCAAACTTATTTTCATGTAGCAATGATTGTGTCCAGTTGTGAAAGTTTCGTTGATAATATAAAGTAATACGGttttaaatctgtcaaaatgcacTATGAGATCCCTCATCCTAACACCATCTTACCCTGGCGTTTTTGAAATTGACATTGTTTTCAATACATCCCGTAAATCTAGCTCAGTAACAGTAGGCATGTAAGCTGAATGGATGTTCGAAGTAGTAGTAGAAGGTTTCCTTATTGacaaagctatatatatatatatatatatatatatatatatatatatatatatatatatatatatatatatatatatatatatatatatatatatatatatataaacatattaaggaagccaacagtcaccgaaaccaaggtgcataggggaatgtttctattgttttattatctagtgccaatcaattagttttaaagaaaattacttataaagcagcagaaaaaacaaccatgccgccggtgggatccgaacgcacgacctccgaatatcgcgtcagatgctcttaccaactgagctacggcgacggctgtccaatctgctgctttcgcaggtatttatgtttagcgtgtaagcgaaccttgagagtgttcacaagcgccaccctcgtccatagcggtggacgtagcacgcctctaataacgcgagtgtgacgtagaaggtcatctaacggcgagggcggaactgtgcgagagccctcttatgctacctatggcgaaAAATACACATTCCACCTAGGCAAACCAACACGCGTGGGTAAGCACTTAAAGCGACAAACGCTATCCAGTATTCAAATCTATAAACTTTCTTATACCGTTATCATCACATGCTAAATTCATATCATGAAGAGAACTAAATTTTGTTTAAGCttatcttcattaggaaaacagacgaactgtttatttttgcgcctttttcacagataaatgctcagaagacgaaaagaagaacgcaagctgcaaggcaaacgaaaaatgcacattccatctaAACCAGCCAACATGCGTGGGTAAGCACTTAAAGCGACAAACGCTATCCAGTATTCAAATCTATAAACTTTCTTATACCGTTATCATCACATGCTAAATTCACATCATGATCAGAAATAAATTTTGTTGTAAGCTTATATTCAATAGGAAAACACGcgaactgtttatttttgcgcctttttcacagataaatgctcagaagacgaaaagaagaacgcaagctgcaaggcaaacgaaaaatgcacattccatctaAACCAGCCAACATGCGTGGGTAAGCACTTAAAGCGACAAACGCTATCCAGTATTCAAATCTATAAACTTTCTTATACCGTTATCATCACATGCTAAATTCACATCATGATCAGAAATAAATTTTGTTGTAAGCTTATATTCAATAGGAAAACACGCGAACTGTTTATTTTTTCGCCTTTTtcacagataaatgctcagaagacgaaaagaagaacgcaagctgcaaggcaaacgaaaaatgcacattccatctaGACCTACCAACATGCGTGGGTAAGCACTTAAAGCGACAAACGCTATCCAGTATTCAAATCTCTAAACTTTCTTATACCGTTATCATCACATGCTAAATTCACTTCATGATCAGAACTACATTTTGTTGTAAGCttatcttcattaggaaaacacacGGACTGTTCATTTTTGCGCCTTTTtcacagataaatgctcagaagacgaaaagaagaccgcaagctgcaaggcaaacgaaaaatgcacattccatctaGACCAACCAACATGTGTGGGTAAGCACTTAAAGCGACAAACGCTATCCAGTATTCAAATCCATAAACTTTCTTATACCGCACAAGCTAAATTCACATAATGATCAGAACTAAATATTGTTGTAAGCttatcttcattaggaaaacacacgaactgtttatttttgcgcctttttcacagataaatgctcagaagacgaaaagaagaacgcaagctgcaagtcaaacgaaaaatgcacattccatctaAACCAACCAACATGCGTGTGTAAGCACTTAAAGCGACAAACGCTATCCAGTATTCAAATCTATAAACTTTCTTATACCGTTATCATCACATGCTAAATTCACATTATGATCAGAAATAAATTTTGTTGTAAGCTTATATTCAATAGCAAAACACGcgaactgtttatttttgcgcctttttcacagataaatgctcagaagacgaaaagaagaacgcaagctgcaaggcaaacgaaaaatgcacattccatctaGACCTACCAACATGCGTGGGTAAGCACTTAAAGCGACAAACGCTATCCAGTATTCAAATCTCTAAACTTTCTTATACCGTTATCATCACATGCTAAATTCACTTCATGATCAGAACTACATTTTGTTGTAAGCTaatcttcattaggaaaacacacgaactgttcatttttgcgcctttttcacagataaatgctcagaagacgaaaagaagaacgcaagctgcaaggcaaacgaaaaatgcacattccatctaGACCAACCAACATGCGTGGGTAAGCACTTAAAGCGACAAACGCTATCCAGTATTCAAATCTATAAACTTTCATATACCGTTATCATCACATGCTAAATTCACATATTGATCAGAACTAAATTTTGTTGTAAGCttatcttcattaggaaaacacacgaactgtttatttttgcgcctttttcacagataaatgctcagaagacgacaagaagaacgcaagctgcaaggcaaacgaaaaatgcacattccatctaGACCAACCAACATGCGTGGGTAAGCACTTAAAGCGACAAACGCTATCCAGTATTCAAATTTATAAACTTTCTTATGCCGTTATCATCACATGCTAAATTCACATCATGATCAGAACTAAATTTTATTTAAGCttatcttcattaggaaaacacacGAAGTGTTTATTTTTGCGTCTTTTTCACAGATATTtgctcagaagacgaaaagaagaacgcaagctgcaaggcaaacgaaaaatgcacattccatctaGACCAACCAACATGCGTGGGTAAGCACTTAAAGCGACAGACGCTATCCAGTATTAAAATCTATACACTTTCATATACCGTTATCATCACATGCTAAATTCACATCATGATCAGAACTAAATTTTATTTAAGCttatcttcattaggaaaacacacAAAGTGTTTATTTTTGCGTCTTTTTTCGCAGATATTtgctcagaagacgaaaagaagaacgcaagctgcaaggcaaacgaaaaatgcacattccatctaGACAAACCAACATGCGTGGGTAAGCACTTAAAGCGACAAACGCTATCCAGTATTCAAATCTATAAACTTTCTGATACCGTTATCATCACATGCTAAATTCACATCATGATCAGAACTAAATTTTATTTAAGCTTATCTTCACTAGGAAAACACACGAAGTGTTTATTTTTGCGTCTTTTTCACAGATATTtgctcagaagacgaaaagaagaacgcaagctgcaaggcaaacgaaaaatgcacattccatctacaccaaccaacatgcgtgggtaagcacttaaagcgacaaacgctatccagcattcaaatctataaactttcttataccgttatcatcacatgctaaattcacatcatgatcagaactaaattttgttgtaagcttatcttcattaggaaaacacacgaactgtttatttttgcgcctttttcacagataaatgctcagaagacgaaaagaagaacgcaagctgcaaggcaaacgaaaaatgcacattccatctacaccaaccaacatgcgtgggtaagcacttaaagcgacaaacgctatccagcattcaaatctataaactttcttataccgttatcatcacatgctaaattcacatcatgatcagaactaaattttgttgtaagcttatcttcattaggaaaacacacgaactgtttatttttgcgcctttttcacagataaatgctcagaagacgaaaagaagacCGCAAGCTGCAAGGtaaacgaaaaatgcacattccatctaGACCAACCAACATGTGTGGGTAAGCACTTAAAGCGACAAACGCTATCCAGTATTCAAATCTATAAACTTTCTTATACCGCACAAGCTAAATTCACATAATGATCAGAACTAAATATTGTTGTAAGCttatcttcattaggaaaacacacgaactgtttatttttgcgcctttttcacagataaatgctcagaagacgaaaagaagaacgcaagctgcaagtcaaacgaaaaatgcacattccatctaAACCAACCAACATGCGTGGGTAAGCACTTAAAGCGACAAACGCTATCCAGTATTCAAATCTATAAACTTTCTTATACCGTTATCATCACATGCTAAATTCACATTATGATCAGAAATAAATTTTGTTGTAAGCTTATATTCAATAGCAAAACACGcgaactgtttatttttgcgcctttttcacagataaatgctcagaagacgaaaagaagaacgcaagctgcaaggcaaacgaaaaatgcacattccatctaGACCTACCAACATGCTTGGGTAAGCACTTAAAGCGACAAACGCTATCCAGTATTCAAATCTCTAAACTTTCTTATACCGTTATCATCACATGCTAAATTCACTTCATGATCAGAACTACATTTTGTTGTAAGCTaatcttcattaggaaaacacacgaactgttcatttttgcgcctttttcacagataaatgctcagaagacgaaaagaagaacgcaagctgcaaggcaaacgaaaaatgcacattccatctaGACCAACCAACATGCGTGGGTAAGCACTTAAAGCGACAAACGCTATCCAGTATTCAAATTTATAAACTTTCTTATGCCGTTATCATCACATGCTAAATTCACTTCATGATCAGAACTACATTTTGTTGTAAGCTaatcttcattaggaaaacacacgaactgttcatttttgcgcctttttcacagataaatgctcagaagacgaaaagaagaacgcaagctgcaaggcaaacgaaaaatgcacattccatctaGACCAACCAACATGCGTGGGTAAGCACTTAAAGCGACAAACGCTATCCAGTATTCAAATTTATAAACTTTCTTATGCCGTTATCATCACATGCTAAATTCACTTCATGATCAGAACTACATTTTGTTGTAAGCTaatcttcattaggaaaacacacgaactgttcatttttgcgcctttttcacagataaatgctcagaagacgaaaagaagaacgcaagctgcaaggcaaacgaaaaatgcacattccatctaGACCAACCAACATGCGTGGGTAAGCACTTAAAGCGACAAACGCTATCCAGTATTCAAATCTATAAACTTTCATATACCGTTATCATCACATGCTAAATTCACATAATGATCAGAACTAAATTTTGTTGTAAGCttatcttcattaggaaaacacacgaactgtttatttttgcgcctttttcacagataaatgctcagaagacgacaagaagaacgcaagctgcaaggcaaacgaaaaatgcacattccatctaGACCAACCAACATGCGTGGGTAAGCACTTAAAGCGACAAACGCTATCCAGTATTCAAATTTATAAACTTTCTTATGCCGTTATCATCACATGCTAAATTCACATCATGATCAGAACTAAATTTTATTTAAGCttatcttcattaggaaaacacacGAAGTGTTTATTTTTGCGTCTTTTTCACAGATATTtgctcagaagacgaaaagaagaacgcaagctgcaaggcaaacgaaaaatgcacattccatctaGACCAACCAACATGCGTGGGTAAGCACTTAAAGCGACAAACGCTATCCAGTATTCAAATCTATAAACTTTCTTATACCGTTATCATCACATGCTAAATTCACACCATGATCAGAACTAAATTTTGTAGTAAGCttatcttcattaggaaaacacacgaactgtttatttttgcgcctttttcacagataaatgctcagaagacgaaaagaagaacgcaagctgcaaggcaaacgaaaaatgcacattccatctaGACCAACCAACATGTGTGGGTAAGCACTTAAAGCGACAAACGCTATCCAGTATTCAAATATATAAACTTTCTTATACCGTTATCATCACATGCTAAATTCATATCATGATGAGAACTAAATTTTGTTTAAGCttatcttcattaggaaaacacacgaactgtttatttttgcgcctttttcacagataagtgctcagaagacgaaaagaagaacgcaagctgcaaggcaaacgaaaaatgcacattccatctagaccaaccgacatgcgtgggtaagcacttaaagcgacaaacgctatccagtattcaaatctataaactttcttataccgttatcatcacatgctaaattcacttcatgatcagaactaaattttgttgtaagcttatcttcattaggaaaacacacgaactgtttatttttgcgcccttttcacagataaatgctcagaagacgaaaagaagaacgcaagctgcaaggcaaacgaaaaatgcacattccatctaGACCAACCAACATGCGTGGGTAAGCACTTAAAGCGACAAACGCTATCCAGTATTCAAATCTATAAACTTTCTTATACCGTTATCATCACATGCTAAAATCACATCATGATCAGAACTAAATTTTGTTGTAAGCttatcttcattaggaaaacacacgaactgtttatttttgcgcccttttcacagataaatgctcagaagacgaaaagaagaacgcaagctgcaaggcaaacgaaaaatgcacattccatctaGACCAACCAACATGCGTGGGTAAGCACTTAAAGCGACAAACGCTATCCAGTATTCAAATCTATAAACTTTCTTATACCGTTATCATCACATGCTAAAATCACATCATGATCAGAACTAAATTTTGTTGTAAGCttatcttcattaggaaaacacacAAAGTGTTTATTTTTGCGTCTTTTTCACAGATATTtgctcagaagacgaaaagaagaacgcaagctgcaaggcaaacgaaaaatgcacattccatctaGACCAACCAACATGCGTGGGTAAGCACTTAAAGCGACAAACGCTATCCAGTATTCAAATCTATAAACTTTCTTATACCGTTATCATCACATGCTAAAATCACATCATGATCAGAACTAAATTTTGTTGTAAGCttatcttcattaggaaaacacacgaactgtttatttttgcgcccttttcacagataaatgctcagaagacgaaaagaagaacgcaagctgcaaggcaaacgaaaaatgcacattccatctaGACCAACCAACATGCGTGGGTAAGCACTTAAAGCGACAAACGCTATCCAGTATTCAAATCTATAAACTTTCTTATACCGTTATCATCACATGCTAAAATCACATCATGATCAGAACTAAATTTTGTTGTAAGCttatcttcattaggaaaacacacgaactgtttatttttgcgcccttttcacagataaatgctcagaagacgaaaagaagaacgcaagctgcaaggcaaacgaaaaatgcacattccatctagaccaaccaacatgcgtgggtaagcacttaaagcgacaaacgctatccagtattcaaatctataaactttcttataccgttatcatcacatgctaaattcacatcatgatcagaactaaattttatttaagcttatcttcattaggaaaacacacAAAGTGTTTATTTTTGCGTCTTTTTCACAGATATTtgctcagaagacgaaaagaagaacgcaagctgcaaggcaaacgaaaaatgcacattccatctagaccaaccaacatgcgtgggtaagcacttaaagcgacaaacgctatccagtattcaaatctataaactttcttataccgttatcatcacatgctaaattcacatcatgatcagaactaaattttgttgtaagcttatcttcattaggaaaacacacgaactgtttatttttgcgcctttttcacagataaatgctcagaagacgaaaagaagaacgcaagctgcaaggcaaacgaaaaatgcacattccatctaGACCAACCAACATGCGTGGGTAAGCACTTAAAGCGACAAACGCTATCCAGTATTCAAATCTATAAACTTTCTTATACCGTTATCATCACATGCTAAAATCACATCATGATCAGAACTAAATTTTGTAGTAAGCttatcttcattaggaaaacacaccaactgtttatttttgcgcctttttcacagataaatgctcagaagacgaaaagaagaacgcaagctgcaaggcaaacgaaaaatgcacattccatctaCACCAAACAACATGTGTGGGTAAGCACTTAAATCGACAAATGCTATCCAGTATTCAAATCTATAAACTTTCTTATACCGTTATCATCACATACTAAATTCACATCATGATCAGAACTAAATTTTGTTGTAAGGttatcttcattaggaaaacacacgaactgtttatttttgcgcctttttcacagataaatgctcagaagacgaaaagaagaacgcaagctgcaactcaaacgaaaaatgcacattccatctagaccaaccgacatgcgtgggtaagcacttaaagcgacaaacgctatccagtattcaaatctataaactttcttataccgttatcatcacatgctaaattcacttcatgatcagaactaaattttgttgtaagcttatcttcattaggaaaacacacgaactgtttatttttgcgcccttttcacagataaatgctcagaagacgaaaagaagaacgcaagctgcaaggcaaacgaaaaatgcacattccatctaGACCAACCAACATGCGTGGGTAAGCACTTAAAGCGACAAACGCTATCCAGTATTCAAATCTATAAACTTTCTTATACCGTTATCATCACATGCTAAAATCACATCATGATCAGAACTAAATTTTGTTGTAAGCttatcttcattaggaaaacacacgaactgtttatttttgcgcccttttcacagataaatgctcagaagacgaaaagaagaacgcaagctgcaaggcaaacgaaaaatgcacattccatctagaccaaccaacatgcgtgggtaagcacttaaagcgacaaacgctatccagtattcaaatctataaactttcttataccgttatcatcacatgctaaattcacatcatgatcagaactaaattttatttaagcttatcttcattaggaaaacacacAAAGTGTTTATTTTTGCGTCTTTTTCACAGATATTtgctcagaagacgaaaagaagaacgcaagctgcaaggcaaacgaaaaatgcacattccatctagaccaaccaacatgcgtgggtaagcacttaaagcgacaaacgctatccagtattcaaatctataaactttcttataccgttatcatcacatgctaaattcacatcatgatcagaactaaattttgttgtaagcttatcttcattaggaaaacacacgaactgtttatttttgcgcctttttcacagataaatgctcagaagacgaaaagaagaacgcaagctgcaaggcaaacgaaaaatgcacattccatctaGACCAACCAACATGCGTGGGTAAGCACTTAAAGCGACAAACGCTATCCAGTATTCAAATCTATAAACTTTCTTATACCGTTATCATCACATGCTAAAATCACATCATGATCAGAACTAAATTTTGTAGTAAGCttatcttcattaggaaaacacaccaactgtttatttttgcgcctttttcacagataaatgctcagaagacgaaaagaagaacgcaagctgcaaggcaaacgaaaaatgcacattccatctaCACCAAACAACATGTGTGGGTAAGCACTTAAATCGACAAATGCTATCCAGTATTCAAATCTATAAACTTTCTTATACCGTTATCATCACATACTAAATTCACATCATGATCAGAACTAAATTTTGTTGTAAGGttatcttcattaggaaaacacacgaactgtttatttttgcgcctttttcacagataaatgctcagaagacgaaaagaagaacgcaagctgcaactcaaacgaaaaatgcacattccaactagaccaaccaacatgcgtgggtaagcacttaaagcgacaaacgctatccagtatttaaatctataaactttcttataccgttatcatcacatgctaaattcacatcatgatcagaactaaattttgttgtaagcttatcttcattaggaaaacacacgaactgtttattttcgcgcctttttcacagataaatgctcagaagacgaaaagaagaacgcaagctgcaactcaaacgaaaaatgcacattccaaCTAGACCAACCAACATGCGTGGGTAAGCACTTAAAGCAACAACCGCTATCCAGTATTTAAATCTATAAACTTTCTTATACCGTTATCATCACATGCTAAATTCACATCATGATCAGAACTAAATTTTGTTGTAAGCttatcttcattaggaaaacacacgaactgtttattttcgcgcctttttcacagataaatgctcagaagacgaaaagaagaacgcaagctgcaaggcaaacgaaaaatgcacattccatctaGACCAACCAACATGCGTGGGTAAGCACTTAAAGCGACAAACGCTATCCAGTATTCAAATCTATAAACTTTCTTATACCGTTATCATCACATGCTAAATTCATATCATGATGAGAACTAAATTTTGTTTAAGCttatcttcattaggaaaacacacgaactgtttatttttgcgcccttttcacagataaatgctcagaagacgaaaagaagaacgcaagctgcaaggcaaacgaaaaatgcacattccatctaGACCAACCAACATGCGTGGGTAAGCACTTAAAGCGACAAACGCTATAAAGTATTCAAATCTATAAACTTTCTTATACCGTTATCATCACATGCTAAATTCACATCATGATCAGATATAAATTTTGTTGTAAGCttatcttcattaggaaaacacacgaactgtttatttttgcgcccttttcacagataaatgctcagaagacgaaaagaagaacgcaagctgcaaggcaaacgaaaaatgcacattccatctaGACCAACCAACATGCGTGGGTAAGCACTTAAAGCGACAAACGCTATAAAGTATTCAAATCTATAAACTTTCTTATACCGTTATCATCACATTCTAAATTCATTTCATGATCAGAACTAAATTTTGTTTAAGCttatcttcattaggaaaacacacgaactgtttatttttgcgcctttttcacagataaatgctcagaagacgaaaagaagtacgcaagctgcaaggcaaacgaaaaatgcacattccatctagaccaaccaacatgcgtgggtaagcacttaaagcgacaaacgctatccagtattcaaatctataaactttcttataccgttatcatcacatactaaattcacatcatgatcagaactaaattttgttgtaagcttatcttcattaggaaaacacacgaactgtttatttttgcgcccttttcacagataaatgctcagaagacgaaaagaagaacgcaagctgcaaggcaaacgaaaaatgcacattccatctaGACCAACCAACATGCGTGGGTAAGCACTTAAAGCGACAAACGCTATAAAGTATTCAAATCTATAAACTTTCTTATACCGTTATCATCACATTCTAAATTCATTTCATGATCAGAACTAAATTTTGTTTAAGCttatcttcattaggaaaacacacgaactgtttatttttgcgcccttttcacagataaatgctcagaagacgaaaagaagtacgcaagctgcaaggcaaacgaaaaatgcacattccatctagaccaaccaacatgcgtgggtaagcacttaaagcgacaaacgctatccagtattcaaatctataaactttcttataccgttatcatcacatactaaattcacatcatgatcagaactaaattttgttgtaagcttatcttcattaggaaaacacacgaactgtttatttttgcgcccttttcacagataaatgctcagaagacgaaaagaagaacgcaagctgcaagg
Coding sequences within it:
- the LOC144095192 gene encoding uncharacterized protein LOC144095192 → MGPLFRCALFCAVFLLNVRLHCCDGSSDPQPSQNGTATIMSRTDKCSEDEKKNASCKANEKCTFHLNQPTCVDKCSEDEKKNASCKANEKCTFHLNQPTCVDKCSEDEKKNASCKANEKCTFHLDLPTCVDKCSEDEKKTASCKANEKCTFHLDQPTCVDKCSEDEKKNASCKSNEKCTFHLNQPTCVYKCSEDEKKNASCKANEKCTFHLDLPTCVDKCSEDEKKTASCKVNEKCTFHLDQPTCVDKCSEDEKKNASCKSNEKCTFHLNQPTCVDKCSEDEKKNASCKANEKCTFHLDLPTCLAYLH